The Eubacterium maltosivorans genome includes the window CATCTGCCTCCTGCCTGCAAGCCCATTAAGAGAGCAGTTTTCTATAAACCCCACTTTTTTCACAGATGTCCGCCAGACAGCAGCGTTCACAGTGCGGCTTCGTCCTGGCCGTACAAATTTCCCGCCCGTGGAGGACCAGGCGGTGGCAAAAGCTGTTGCCCTCTTCCGGCGGGATGAGCTTCCACAACGCGATCTCCACTTTTTTGGGGTCTTTGATATTTTCCACCAGCCCCATCCGGTTAACTAGACGAATGCAGTGCGTGTCGGTGACGATGGCCGGCTTGCCAAATACATCTCCCACGATCAGATTCGCACTTTTCCTTCCTACGCCGGGTAGCTCCAGGAGCGCGTCAAAATCATCTGGCACGATCCCATTGTATTGATCCCGGAGGATTTTCATACAGGCGCTGATATCTCTGGCTTTGCTTTTACCAAGACCGCAGGGCCGCACAATGGCCTCGATTTCCTCAGGCTCTGCCTGAGCCAGGGCCGCTACATCCGGAAATTTTGCATAGAGCTCCTTAACCACCACGTTGACGCGGGCATCCGTGCATTGAGCCGCCAGCCGCACGCTCACCAAAAGCCGCCAGGCTTCTTTCTGGTCATACTCCAAACTGCACTCCGCATCAGGGTATTCTTTTTTGAGCCGGTCGATTATTTCTAAAGCCCGTTTTTCTTTTGTCATATAAAGCCCCTTTCTTTTTATGCCTTGCTTAAAACTTATAGATTTTTTCATAAGGCACTCATATTATAATGAATTGGTCTGTTCTTCCTTTGATTATATCAATATTTTGATAAATCACAAGACACAGACCTTCGCAAATCAAAAAAATTTAGCTTTTATATAAAAAAAGAGGCCGTAGTTCCACAGCCTCTTACACGTTGTTTCCTTCCCCTCTACTCCACCGGATCGTGGCTTAAAAGAAACAATGTCGTGATTTCCTCTGCATATCTTCCCTTCTCCCTCGGGCACCGTTCAGTAATTCCAAAACCTCGGAATATCTCGTTCCCAATCACCAAAATTAAGTACAGCGATTGAATAAAAAAGGAAAATAGCATATAATTAACTTTGCGTTACTCCTCTTTTTCTTTTCAGGCTAATAGTTTTTTTCGTGCGTTATTTTTTCTTTTAGCGTAGTTTTTCGTTCTTCAAAAAAATTAACCCTTATAAAAATAAATTTTAGTGTAAAGTTCCCATTTTGAGCATAAAAAAACTGGGTTTCAGAATCTCTGAAATCCAGTATTTATGCAGTCTGGCGGAGAAGGAGGGATTTGAACCCTCGCACCGCGTTAGCGGCCTATACCCTTAGCAGGGGCACCTCTTATAGCCACTTGAGTACTTCTCCACATTTAATTAATGTCAGCTAAAAAAGACTACGTTTTTTCACTGACCTATTCAGTTTTGATGGCCGAGAGGGTGGGATTCGAACCCACGTGGGCTTGCACCCTAACGGTTTTCAAGACCGCCCCGTTATGACCACTTCGGTACCTCTCGACTCGAAATGCAAGATTAATTATAACAGGGGCTAAGGCCCCTGTCAACCATTTTTTTCGTGATTTTTACTGGTTTTTTTTATGTTTTCCTATTTAGAGTTTAACTATCCAGCCCAGATCATCTTCAACAGTTCCGGTCTGCATTCCGAACAGGGTATCGTAAATTTTCTGAGTGTATTCGCCGATTTCACCGTTATTAAAGCTCATATCCTCACCCTGGTATTCCAAGCCGCCAATCGGTGACACAACAGCCGCTGTTCCGGTTCCAAACACTTCTTCAATCTGGCCCTTATGATACATATCTACAAACTCGTCAATGGTAATACGTCGTTCGATAACTTCCTCACCCCATGAGCGCAGAAGCTCAATAACACTTTTACGAGTAATTCCCGGAAGGATAGTTCCGTGAAGCTCCGGCGTGATAAATTTACCATCTACTTTAAAGAAGATATTGCTCGTACCTACTTCTTCAATGTATTTACGTTCCGCGCCATCAAGCCAGAGAATCTGTTCAAATCCTTCATCATGGGCTTTTTCCTGTGCTGCCAGACCGCCTGCGTAGTTACCGCCGCATTTAGCCTCGCCTGTACCACCCACAACGGTTCTTGAGTAGATATCTTCCACATGCATTCTCGCAGGCTGCAGGCCTGTCGCGTAATATGCGCCTACCGGGCTCAAAATAATAATAAATTTATAATGAAGACTGGTGCGAACGCCGATAAACGGATCTGTTGCAAAGACAAAAGGACGAATATACAGAGAGGTTCCCGGTGCGTGAGGCACCCAGTCCTGGTCAAGGGCGACAAGCTGCTTTAAGGCATCAAATACAAATTCTTCATCGATCTGAGGAATACACATCCGGGCATTTGAACGGTTCATACGCGCAAAATTTTCCATAGGTCTAAAAAACTGGATATCTCCCTCTGGCGTTTTATAGGCTTTCATTCCTTCGAAAACTTCCTGAGCATAATGCAGCACCATTGCCGCTGGCGAAAGCTCTATCGGGCCATATGGGACGATTTTGGCATCATGCCAGCCTTTACCTTCTGTGTAATCCATGATAAACATATGATCTGTAAATTCAGTGCCAAAAACCAGGTTGTTTTCATCCGGCTTTGGTTTTAACTGTGTTCTTTTAGTAATTGTGATTTCCATAATTCTTCCACTCCAATCTTTTTAAAAACACTCTGATATATAGTATACATTCATTGTATACAAAGAACAAGTGCTAAAATAAAAAAAAGGGCAAATTTGCCCTTTTTATATGTATTTTTAATTGTACACGATGAATTTAGAAGTACCAGTTCCCTGCAATGCATACAGAACCGCTGGTCTGATAACTTCTGAAGCTTGTAAAATTGTGGCTGCGGATGCCGCCTTCCATACAGTCTGTAACAGCCTGCTGTACAGCTGCCGGAGCATTACCAAGATACTGGGTATAATAACCGTCAAGGTAAGAAGCGAACTGACCAGGTGCCGTTAATACACTTACAGCATCCGGTCCCCAACCTGCGTCGACACGGTTCATAACACAGGAGATAACCCCCATTGCTCCTTCATAGGAAGTACCGCCCTCATGTGCAACAATCGCACAGATCAAATCAAAATCACTGCCTGCAGACTGAGTCGCATTTCCAGCACTCGGACTTGGGCTTGAAGCAAGACTTTCAGGA containing:
- a CDS encoding endonuclease III domain-containing protein, with the protein product MTKEKRALEIIDRLKKEYPDAECSLEYDQKEAWRLLVSVRLAAQCTDARVNVVVKELYAKFPDVAALAQAEPEEIEAIVRPCGLGKSKARDISACMKILRDQYNGIVPDDFDALLELPGVGRKSANLIVGDVFGKPAIVTDTHCIRLVNRMGLVENIKDPKKVEIALWKLIPPEEGNSFCHRLVLHGREICTARTKPHCERCCLADICEKSGVYRKLLS
- a CDS encoding branched-chain amino acid aminotransferase gives rise to the protein MEITITKRTQLKPKPDENNLVFGTEFTDHMFIMDYTEGKGWHDAKIVPYGPIELSPAAMVLHYAQEVFEGMKAYKTPEGDIQFFRPMENFARMNRSNARMCIPQIDEEFVFDALKQLVALDQDWVPHAPGTSLYIRPFVFATDPFIGVRTSLHYKFIIILSPVGAYYATGLQPARMHVEDIYSRTVVGGTGEAKCGGNYAGGLAAQEKAHDEGFEQILWLDGAERKYIEEVGTSNIFFKVDGKFITPELHGTILPGITRKSVIELLRSWGEEVIERRITIDEFVDMYHKGQIEEVFGTGTAAVVSPIGGLEYQGEDMSFNNGEIGEYTQKIYDTLFGMQTGTVEDDLGWIVKL